The following are encoded together in the Drosophila biarmipes strain raj3 chromosome 3L, RU_DBia_V1.1, whole genome shotgun sequence genome:
- the LOC108029698 gene encoding ribosome-recycling factor, mitochondrial produces the protein MLRNAMHLATLGLRKTRAPSTSPRLLLILQNNPRSAENLQVARDYAKGKDKKKEKGGKGKAGKVEINEQQLREILNLDGLNSQMQKSVAQMREDFVKHLSLRSTSGAIDTLRIKVDGQEHELQELAQISRKNPKTIIVNMIGFPQTIPDVLKAIEKSGMNLNPQQDGTTLFIPIPKVTKEHRENLSKNAKALFVKYRDAIRGVQNEHIRKLKKQPELGKDDAFAAQAQVTAIADRFISEADKLLASKQKELLGD, from the coding sequence atgctgcGAAACGCAATGCATTTAGCCACCCTTGGGCTGCGGAAGACCAGAGCGCCGAGCACCTCGCCCAGATTGCTTTTAATCCTGCAGAACAATCCCCGAAGCGCGGAAAATCTACAAGTGGCGCGCGATTATGCAAAGGGCAAGGacaaaaagaaggaaaaaggCGGCAAGGGAAAAGCCGGCAAGGTGGAAATCAACGAGCAGCAGCTGCGCGAGATCCTCAACCTGGACGGCCTGAACAGCCAGATGCAGAAGTCCGTAGCGCAGATGAGGGAGGACTTTGTGAAGCACCTGTCGCTGCGCTCCACCAGCGGTGCCATCGACACACTGCGCATCAAAGTCGATGGCCAGGAGCACGAGCTGCAGGAACTGGCCCAAATCTCGCGGAAAAACCCCAAGACCATCATCGTTAACATGATCGGCTTCCCGCAAACGATTCCCGACGTCCTCAAGGCCATCGAAAAGAGCGGGATGAACCTGAACCCCCAGCAGGACGGCACCACCCTGTTCATACCCATCCCAAAGGTGACCAAGGAGCACAGGGAGAATCTTTCGAAGAATGCCAAGGCTCTGTTTGTCAAGTACCGCGATGCCATTCGTGGCGTTCAAAACGAGCACATCCGCAAGCTGAAGAAGCAACCGGAACTGGGCAAGGACGATGCCTTTGCCGCCCAGGCCCAGGTCACCGCCATCGCCGATCGCTTCATCTCGGAGGCGGAcaagctgctggccagcaagcagaaggagctgctgggcGACTAG